The Chryseobacterium glaciei DNA window TTTGGTTAAGAAATTATCCTCACGCTGAATTTTCAGATATCCGTGGAAATATCCAAACTCGTCTACAAAAATTAGAAGATCAGGATTTTGACGCTACTATTTTATCTTTAGCAGGAATCAAAAGAATGAAAATGGACATTGATTATGAAATGCTTCCATTAATGATCCCCGCTGCGTCGCAAGGTGTAATTGCTGTTGCAGGGCATTCTGACAAGAAAGAAATCAACGAAATTTTAAGCAAAGTAACCAATCATAAACCAACGCAAATCTGTGTTGAGATCGAAAGAAATTTCCTAAGCACTCTAGAAGGAGGCTGTACCGCACCAATCGGAGCGTTTGCTGAATTTTTTGGAGACCAGATTCGTTTTAAAGCGGCACTTTGTTCATTAGATGGTAAAAACTGCATTGCTACAGACGAAAACTTCGAATATAATGAGTCTGAAAATTTTGGAGAAAAATTCGCAAAAATAGTTCTTGAAAACGGAGGAAAAGAATTGATGGCCGAAATTAAAGCTTCTTATTAAGAACTTTTAAGCATATTTGTACCTTTATATTTTAACGTACAAAATCATGAAAAAGGCTCTATTTTTATTACTCCTCGCATTCTGTGTGTTTACTGCAAATGCACAGAATAAATTTGCGCTTCAATTATCTAACGCCGCTTTGGGGATTATAGACAAGACGATCACTTACGACCCTACTTATTTTATCCTTACCTATCCCAATGGAGATGTTCCTTCGGATAAAGGCGTATGCACAGATGTTGTTATCAGAGCCTACAGAAAAGTTGGTATTGATCTGCAAAAAGAAGTTCATGAGGATATGGCGAAAAATTTTTCAAAATATCCAAAGACCTGGAAGTTAAAAAAGCCTGACACCAATATTGATCACAGAAGGGTTCCTAATTTGATGGTCTTCTTTTCTAAATTTGGAAAAGTAAAATCAATTGAAACCAATCCTACATTTTATATTCCGGGTGACATTGTTACTTGGGTTTTACCTGGCAACCTAACCCATATTGGAATTATTGTGAATAAAAAATCTGCAGACGGAAAAAGGTTTTTGATCGTACATAATATAGGAAGCGGACAGGTTATGGAAGACGTACTTTTTAAATATACCATTACAGGACATTATCAATACTCTAAATAAACTACTTTTATGAAAAATCTTTTTTATGCTTTATTCGTATTGATAATTTGCTCTACGAAGGCTCAAACCAATGAATTTAAGATAATTAATAAGCCTATTGAATATTCTACGGAAAGAACGCGCCTAAGTTTGGAGTATCTTAAGGATCATTATCAGATTGTTCAAAAGTCTCCAACTATTTCACCTAAAATAATCGTATTACATTATACTGCAGGTGGAACTGTTGAAACCAATTATAAGTATTTCAATAAAACCCATCTGGAATCTGCCCGAAATGTTTTGAAAAAACAAAGTACATTAAATGTTTCGTCCCAGTTTATTGTAGACAGAGACGGCACCATCTATCAACTTATGGAGCCCAATATGTTTGCAAGACACACGATTGGTCTTAATTATTGCGCAATAGGCATTGAAAATATCGGAAGTAAACAGCAACCGCTTACCGAAAAGCAAATTGCTTCGAACGCTCAATTAATTAGATTTTTAACCAAAAAATACGATATAGAATATTTAATCGGGCATTCAGAATATGGTATCTTTAGAAATTCTAAACTTTGGAAAGAAACTGACCCAAATTATTTTACAATAAAAGACGATCCCGGGAAAGATTTTATGAAAAAAGTAAGACTGTTAGTTACTGATTTA harbors:
- the hemC gene encoding hydroxymethylbilane synthase — its product is MKSIRIGTRNSALALWQAREVARHLQNNNYLTEIVPIVSSGDKNLNQPLYSLGITGVFTRDLDIALLNDEIDIAVHSLKDVPTLLPENVELIAYLERDFPQDVLIRKEASRTKEFHELKLATSSLRRRAFWLRNYPHAEFSDIRGNIQTRLQKLEDQDFDATILSLAGIKRMKMDIDYEMLPLMIPAASQGVIAVAGHSDKKEINEILSKVTNHKPTQICVEIERNFLSTLEGGCTAPIGAFAEFFGDQIRFKAALCSLDGKNCIATDENFEYNESENFGEKFAKIVLENGGKELMAEIKASY
- a CDS encoding DUF1287 domain-containing protein, with translation MKKALFLLLLAFCVFTANAQNKFALQLSNAALGIIDKTITYDPTYFILTYPNGDVPSDKGVCTDVVIRAYRKVGIDLQKEVHEDMAKNFSKYPKTWKLKKPDTNIDHRRVPNLMVFFSKFGKVKSIETNPTFYIPGDIVTWVLPGNLTHIGIIVNKKSADGKRFLIVHNIGSGQVMEDVLFKYTITGHYQYSK
- a CDS encoding peptidoglycan recognition family protein yields the protein MKNLFYALFVLIICSTKAQTNEFKIINKPIEYSTERTRLSLEYLKDHYQIVQKSPTISPKIIVLHYTAGGTVETNYKYFNKTHLESARNVLKKQSTLNVSSQFIVDRDGTIYQLMEPNMFARHTIGLNYCAIGIENIGSKQQPLTEKQIASNAQLIRFLTKKYDIEYLIGHSEYGIFRNSKLWKETDPNYFTIKDDPGKDFMKKVRLLVTDLHLKDRP